One Vibrio quintilis DNA segment encodes these proteins:
- the nrdG gene encoding anaerobic ribonucleoside-triphosphate reductase-activating protein, translating into MNYHKYHQVDVVNGEGTRCTLFVSGCEHQCKGCYNQSTWRVDSGHLFTHELEDQIIADLKDTRIKRRGLSLSGGDPLHPANVDTILKLVMRVRRECPDKDIWMWTGYKLEDLNPIQTEIVGLIDVLIDGKFEQDLYDANLIWRGSSNQIIHRFTRDHS; encoded by the coding sequence ATGAACTATCACAAATATCACCAGGTTGATGTTGTGAATGGAGAGGGTACTCGTTGTACCCTGTTCGTTTCTGGATGCGAACATCAATGTAAGGGTTGTTATAACCAGTCTACTTGGCGAGTTGATTCTGGTCACTTGTTTACTCATGAGTTAGAAGATCAAATAATTGCTGATTTAAAAGATACACGAATAAAACGTCGGGGACTTTCTTTGTCTGGTGGTGATCCTTTGCACCCGGCGAATGTTGATACAATTTTAAAGCTTGTAATGAGAGTTAGAAGAGAATGTCCTGATAAAGATATCTGGATGTGGACTGGGTATAAGTTGGAAGACTTAAATCCAATACAGACAGAAATTGTCGGACTTATAGATGTTTTAATTGATGGTAAATTTGAGCAAGATTTATATGATGCAAATTTAATCTGGCGAGGTTCAAGCAATCAGATTATCCATCGATTTACGCGTGATCATAGTTAG